The following coding sequences are from one Terriglobales bacterium window:
- a CDS encoding beta-ketoacyl-ACP synthase III, whose protein sequence is MKTLTRAKITALGTYVPPRLLTNKDLEKLVETSDEWIMERTGIRERHIVEKGVATSDLAVEAARQALANRGIQPKDVEAIVVGTVTPDMLFPSTACLVQHKLGAQGAWGFDLSAACSAFPYSLQCGAQFIMSGAHRKVLVIGADVMSSIINYQDRATCVIFGDGAGAVLLEPAAENEPGIIDFLHEVDGSGGCSLYMPGGGSLHPASAETVEKKMHYVHQDGQAVFKYAVRKMAEVSEKLLTRNGFTGKDVACFIPHQANKRIITATADRLGMPMERVIINIDRYGNTTAGTIPLAMHTAIEEGKMKQGDLVLLASVGAGFTVGATLLRWAF, encoded by the coding sequence TTGAAGACCCTCACGCGGGCGAAGATCACCGCGCTTGGCACCTACGTTCCGCCGCGCCTCCTCACCAACAAAGACCTCGAGAAGCTGGTCGAGACCTCCGACGAGTGGATCATGGAGCGCACCGGCATCCGCGAGCGCCACATCGTCGAGAAGGGCGTCGCCACCTCCGACCTGGCGGTCGAAGCCGCCCGGCAGGCGCTGGCCAACCGCGGCATCCAGCCCAAGGACGTCGAGGCCATCGTCGTAGGCACCGTCACCCCCGACATGCTCTTTCCCTCCACCGCGTGCCTGGTGCAGCACAAGCTGGGCGCGCAGGGCGCCTGGGGCTTCGACCTCTCTGCCGCGTGCTCCGCGTTCCCGTACTCGCTGCAGTGCGGCGCGCAGTTCATCATGTCGGGCGCGCACCGGAAGGTGCTGGTCATCGGCGCCGACGTGATGTCGTCCATCATCAATTACCAGGACCGCGCCACCTGCGTGATCTTCGGCGACGGCGCGGGCGCCGTCCTGCTCGAGCCCGCCGCCGAGAACGAGCCCGGCATCATCGACTTCCTGCACGAAGTCGATGGCTCCGGCGGCTGCTCGCTCTACATGCCCGGCGGCGGCAGCCTCCATCCCGCCAGCGCCGAGACCGTCGAGAAAAAGATGCACTACGTCCATCAAGACGGCCAGGCGGTCTTCAAGTACGCCGTGCGCAAGATGGCCGAAGTCTCCGAGAAGCTGCTCACGCGCAACGGCTTCACCGGCAAGGACGTGGCCTGCTTCATCCCGCACCAGGCCAACAAGCGCATCATCACCGCCACCGCCGATCGCCTCGGCATGCCCATGGAGCGCGTCATCATCAACATCGACCGCTACGGCAACACCACCGCCGGAACCATCCCGCTCGCCATGCACACCGCCATCGAGGAAGGGAAGATGAAGCAGGGCGACCTCGTCCTGCTCGCCTCGGTCGGCGCCGGATTCACTGTCGGCGCCACTCTGCTGCGTTGGGCGTTCTGA